A part of Aegilops tauschii subsp. strangulata cultivar AL8/78 chromosome 2, Aet v6.0, whole genome shotgun sequence genomic DNA contains:
- the LOC109765433 gene encoding NDR1/HIN1-like protein 12 — translation MAVKDCGGHKGGGCECHRRRLYRKCCGALLALVLLALFIILIVYLVLRPHKPRFYLQDLAVLCLNVTPPTSAYLFTTMQATVAARNPNDRVGVYYDEADMYAQYKGVAITVPTRLPVAYQGHRDQSVWSPYLRSMDSVVLPPQLAVALAQDETAGYVLVDVRVDGQVRWKVGTWISGHYHLRVNCPALIRVNEGKGSYGATTGGGPDYFRFQQAAACAVDV, via the coding sequence ATGGCGGTGAAGGACTGCGGCGGGCACAAGGGCGGGGGCTGCGAGTGCCACCGCCGGCGGCTCTACCGCAAGTGCTGCGGCGCGCTGCTCGCCCTCGTCCTCCTCGCCCTCTTCATCATCCTCATCGTCTACCTGGTGCTCCGCCCCCACAAGCCCCGCTTCTACCTGCAGGACCTGGCGGTGCTCTGCCTCAACGTCACGCCGCCCACCTCCGCCTACCTCTTCACCACCATGCAGGCCACGGTCGCGGCGCGCAACCCCAACGACCGCGTCGGCGTCTACTACGACGAGGCGGACATGTACGCGCAGTACAAGGGCGTCGCCATCACCGTCCCCACCCGCCTCCCCGTCGCCTACCAGGGCCACCGCGACCAGTCCGTGTGGTCGCCGTATCTGAGGTCCATGGACAGCGTCGTGCTCCCGCCGCAGCTCGCCGTGGCGCTGGCGCAGGACGAGACGGCCGGGTACGTGCTGGTGGACGTGCGCGTGGACGGTCAGGTGCGCTGGAAGGTGGGCACGTGGATCTCCGGCCACTACCACCTCCGGGTCAACTGCCCGGCGCTCATCAGGGTGAACGAGGGCAAGGGCAGCTACGGCGCCACCACCGGCGGCGGCCCCGACTACTTCCGCTTCCAGCAGGCCGCCGCCTGCGCCGTCGACGTCTGA